The window TTTAAGATGTGTTTAATATTTTGGAATTTAATGTTGAAGCCTAAGTTGAGTTTTTCAATATGAATTGTTTATGGGATGTTTATGAGATGAATCTATTGTTAATTTTATACATGTGCGTGTTGATTTTAATATTGGTTTATTGCAAATCATATCAAGCTCTGATGATGAATCTGATGAATTAGGCCCAGATATCAATTTGTTGATAGTTTTGGGTATtgtaaatgattttttttcatgACTTGAAGACTGAATATCTTGGATACATTGATCGAATGTTGTGTCAAACTTCATAATTTACTAGGAGGATATACATATAAGAAATACTTGATGACCACCCCTGTTGGACATTGCATTAGTTGGAACCAGGGGCGGATGTACCGGGGCGTCGGCGGTCGCCTCCCCTTGCCTgcggagcaaaaaaaaaaaattggggagCAGGGGAGGTAAGAAACTCTTCACAAGCAGGCGGCAGGCCGCAGCAGCCGCTAGCCGGAGAAAAAACACGTGCGTCGACCATCGAGCGATTAGCGAAGAAAACGAAGAGTCGAAGTCGGttccattttttttaattgtgAACCACGTGGTCCACGTCCACGTTGACACGTTTCCATAATTCCATAtataaaggtttttttttaatatttttatttctctcctcCGTTTTGTTAATTGTGAAGCATGTTGTCATGTTGACACGTTTcctcaatttattttttatatttttgatgtttTTATTTATCTCTCACAGAACCTTGTGATTTGCGATTTGCCCTTTGTTTTTTCTCTCCGACGAGCGCCGACCAAAGCGGCAAAGTTGAAACTGAAAGCCCTGCGCCCAAAGTTTTTTTTCTCTCTGCCGAGTGCCGATCAAAGGAGGAACCTTTCCAGATCCATCTTCTTGCGCCTTTTTCTCTCTGCCGAGTGCCGACAAAAGAGGAACCCTTTCTAATCCATCTTCTTACTTGCGCCAAAGTCCAAACACCTTCAACCTTCATTCAGGTAagtggattttattttattttattaataattgttTGATTGTTTCTTGATTACAATGTATGATACAATTAAcaagttaaaattttgattgtttaaatgtttagttgttttttatatttgattgttggataattaaaaatttagattttgtatatTTAATGGTTggataatttgtaatttagtttttgtataaactctaaatatgtaattagtttttttattagttgttagttaattgtaatttgtgaatattgataatttatgttaaattaattttattttttaaaagaattgtgtcgaatgatattaaataatttaattgtgtTATTGTTAAATTGTTCACATCACTTTATATTGATAATTTTTTCCCATACATTATAATTTGTAGAAAATGTtgaaatattttgcaaagagACCTAGGAGTTCAATTGAATCGTCTAGTGTTCCGGATGAAGAATCTACTCCTGCACCACAActaccaccacctcctcctccttcgcaaattttatttgaaaatattgaaaatctgagTAGTGAAGTAGAAATTGTTGCTGATCCTAGTTTACGAAAATTGATCGAAGAGTATGATGTTGGTGCTAGAGATCGTATTCGAAAAGAATATGTTGCTATGGGCCCTTGTCAACCTCGAGGCCATaattttccaagaaaaaaaatgggtaaagacaatagatgtttcagagagatttggtttaaAGACCGTGATTGGTTGGAGTATAGTGTTTCAAAGGATGCAGCCTTTTGTTTCTGGTGTTATCTTTTTAGACCTAGTAATATAGGGTTTGGAGGAGATGATATGTTTACAAGATCTGGTTTCATAAATTGGAAAAAAGCAATTGAAAAATTCAATGAGCATGTAGGTGGAGTTGGTAGTGCGCACAATGAGGCAAGAATACAATTTGAAGGtttcaagaatcaaagacaaagtGTGGAGTATTCATTTTCATCAGGGAAACATGAGCTTGAAGTTGCTTATCGCAAACGCTTGACttccattttaaaagtaattcgatTTTTGTTGTTACAAGGATTGCCTTTTCGGGGGCATGATAAGTCTTCGACATCATCCAATAgaggaaattttttagaattgctCAAATGGTATAGCTCAGAGTGTCCAGAAGTTGCGGCAGTTGTTGGAATGAATGCACCtggaaataatcaaatgattgcccCAAAAATTCAGAAGCAATTGGTGAATGCTCGTGCAGTTGAGACCACAAATGCTATTCTAGCTGATCTTGGAGATAGGTGGTTCACTTTACTACTTGATGAGGCTCGTGACTGTTCAGTGAAAGAGCAAATGGCAGTTGTTATTAGATATGTGAACAAATATGGAGAGGTGATTGAACGATTTATGGCTGTAGTTCATGTTGCAACAACTACAGCTGCTTGTTTAAAGGAGGCAATCGACTCTTTATTTGCTAAGTATGGTTTGTCAGTGGCGAGATTGAGgggtcaaggatatgatggtgcttCAAATATGTCTAGAGAATTTAATGGATTAAAGTCACTGATAATGAAAGAAAATCCGTATGCATTgtatgttcattgttttgctcatcaactccagctaGTGGTTGTAGCTGTTGCTCAAGCAAATCAATATGTTTGTGATTTCATGTGGATTGTTGGTTCGATTGTGAATACATCTGCATCATCTTGCAAAAGGCCCGACAAACTTCGACAACTTGAACATGACAGAAAAGTTAAACTTCTTGAAAGAGGAGAGATTAGTTCTGGTAGAGGACTAAACCAAGAAACTAGTCTAGCTAGACCTGGAGATACACGGGGGTCTCATAATTCAACTTTATGTCGTATTGAACAAATGTGACCATCTGTTATAGAGGTTCTTCAAAATTTGATTGATGATGGTGATCGTTTTCTAAGGGTTTAAGTAGAACTTTGGTTGAAAGAATGGAGAGGTATGAATTTGTGTTTATTCTACTCTTGATGAAACGTATATTGGCAATCACAAATCATTTGTCAACCGTTCTACAAGAGAAAGATCAAAATATTGTGAATGCGATGTGTTTGATCAATAATGTGAAATGCAAATTGCAAAAGTTGAGAGATTTTGGATGGGATATTTTACTTGAGGATATGAAGAAGTTTTGTAACACTCATTccattgaaataattaatatgaCAGATAACATGAACAGCCGTAGTCGTTTGAAGAGAGATGgaaaaaatgttaatttttatcactactaccatgttgaaatcttttgtgaggtaatttcataattctttttttgtttaccgtcaattaaattcttttaaacagtagcatatttattaatttttacttttgttgtttgatttttaaattgtAGGTTATCGATATTATTCTACAGGAGATGGATAGCCGTTTCTCTGAAACAACTACAGATTTGTTGATTAATATGTCATGCCTTGATCCTAGGAACTCGTTCTCTAGATTTGATGCACAGAAGTTAGTGCGTCTGGCTCATTTTTATGAggatgatttttcttggaatgaGCGTATGTTGGTTGAACAAGAGCTTGAAACATATATTGATGACGTCAGATCAGATGAACGGTTTGAAGGCATTTCAGATTTGGGAGCTCTTGCAAAGAAAATGATTGAAACAATGAAGAACCGTGTGTTTCCTTTGGTTTATCGGATGATTGAGCTAGCCTTACTTCTTCCAGTTGCTACTGCAACCGTTGAAGAGTGTTTTCGGCAATGAATATTGTCAAAACAGATTTGCGAAACAGGATTggagatgaatggatgaatgaTAGTTTAGTAGTCTATATCAAGAAAGATGTTTTTAATACTGTCGACATTGAGCTAATTTTACAGCGTTTTCAGAACATGGAGTCTCGAAGAATGCAATTGTCACGTATTCGTTAGTAGACtgctttaatattttaatattattgtatgAGTTTTTTTCATAATATTATACCTTTTTCTCCTGTATGCCAAGttatttaaattgttttttttaattacatagaagttattaattgttaaaaaaaattcgcCATGCTCAGATCGTGACCGCCCCTCCATGATTAAATTCCTAGATCCGCCATTGGTTGGAAcatgaggaagatgaaggggtgtctattcaccttcatcttcctctattaTGTGTCATTAAAGTATCGGTTACAAATCAGAGGATTCTCCTCTTATATAACATCCAAGAGCAATTACAAAGGTATGGGATTGGAGGTGACCAAAGCAATAGCAAAAAGAGAACATCCAGATTGGAATTTGCTTTCTGAATTAAAGGAGAGCTTTTCGACCTTGTATCATAATCGTTCTTTCGACATCAAGCGGAGATCAAGATCGTCTCGGAAGATCCCAGTGAGTTTTTATTTACTTATGTATTTTATGCTATTAGAAATAACAATAGTATCAGAGCGATTAGTTATGAAAGCATGAAACTAGAGGCATGGAACTAAGAAATCATGATGTTAGTTGCGATTTCTGCTATCATCCACTAGCAAGAAGAGTCTGCGAGAGATCTCCGTAAGAATCGGCGATCACGTCGTGGTGGTTTCCCCCGAGCTGTTGGCATCACGAAGTCGCGATTTCTGCCTGGCTGCATGGAACTTGCAGTAGTCCTCGGTGGCATAGAATCACTGAAGAGGAGCGCCGACGATCGTGTTGGAATACCGGCAATTGTCGTTAGTGGGAGGCGATATCATGTTCGTCACGATAAAGGGCAAAGAACATACTGTTCTTCGTCGAAacttttgagaaaaatatttgaattttaaaaataaaaaaataataaaaaccgtGAGCACTGTCTCACGTGTGATAGAAAAAGTAActgaaaaaagtttttttttaaacagaAGTTTTTTCATGGTAaacaaattaattgaaaaattaaattttatgtattaattttttaattaattatgcttGGGTTTAGATTCCTATGACTACCTAATGGTTCAATTTGAATAGGTCTAGTTTATTTGGATTATACTATATTAGATTGTGTTGGTCCAAGTAAATCTCAATTTGGTtgaaattatttgttggtttaaccagatAAATTAAGTTGTTTTAATTAAATCAACattccaattagattagtttcaATAAGGACAAGGGATTTCGGATCCAGTTGTCTAATCGACCAATCCAATATGTTAGTCAATTGAAACTCCTCAAAAATTTGTCAATTTTGTATATTGTTCTATATATTTGTGAGAATTGAATTTGGCCGATTTTGTTACTGGTTTGTCGATTTTGTACtgacattattattttcaattttaaataacACGGACAATATACACGATGACTAGTCACTACGAATAATAACATGAGCTTTGGAAGGAGATCAAGGAGCTTGATTATGACCTGCTTCACGGAGTCAAATGGCTCATTGGTCGACTCAATCAGATATTCTGGAAACTTGaacgagaagagtttccagtcctggacaaaGATAGAAGATTGGCTCTGATGCAGTCACTACTGGGACATCTTCATGATATAGCACACCAACTACTGGATCACTTTGAAGGGTGCATCTCATATTCAAAGATGTGCAGGGATTTACTTCATTTGGCATGGGATCCTAAAGAATCAGAAGAGGATTCAGATCCCAAAGAAATGAATCCTGCAGAATCTGAGGAGGATTTGGAAATGGATCCCGCAGAATCTCAGGAGGATGTAAAAATGGATTCACATAATCTaaggaggatctagagatggatctcaAAGAATCTGAGGAAGATCCTGAAGAATCTGAGGAAGATCCAAAAGAGTGTGTGGAGGATCTAGAATTGGATCTAAATATGGGTCTGAAGGATGATTCTGAGGCTAATCCCGCCTTCATCAAGTTTGGGATGAAGGGGATAGCATTGCCCACTGCACTAGTATTTTTCTTAGTGGAAGTGGTACTAGCTTATCTTGTAAAGTAAAGTTCAGTTGTTATCATTGTCACTATGTGTGGACAGTATTAAgcttatattaataaaattatgtaATAGAAACTTATTATGTACAAACAGTGCTATTCTAATGGAAAGTTATGCCATGCATTAACAAACTTGGAAAAAGAATGTTATGTGTTAACAATCTTAATAGAATGATTAGTTCATTCAATGATGTGTTCATTGCATGACTAATTCATTTAATGATTAGTCCATTTGAtggatatgtgtaatataattgatcaatgttgattggaTTGGAACAtataaatgatgagtggaaacatagttatcacttaattttataaatcaattctaatttacactgagttgataattaattatatacATATGAATtatactgaaataataaataatgtatttatttactgtagattatgacaactaagaatatcatagctgaactcaataagggagatAAATTATATGggaataactacaaaatctgacacctcaagatacaatatgttcttgaggaacaagaagttctagaggctgtaaatcagttCATGGAAGAATCGGCTGATGGTTCTACAGTACAGAACAGACGTGAcctgaccttgatgcctataaggcatgtaAAAGAAAGAACTCCACTGCTAAGGGAAtgttgattagttcaatggtggatgacctggtattagagtatgagccattaccattgaCTCATGCTatttgggtagcccttagagagaaataCAGTAGTGTAAGTCTGAGTAAGCTTCATCagctgacaattaaatttgacaactataaaaagtgctcgaatgttaccatggcccaacatctgaGGGAAATAACAAATATGATTCGGGACTTAAAGGTCGTcggtcatgagttgaccgatgaatAACGAGTTCAGACAGTTAtctgttcccttcctgattcttgggaaatgatGAAATAGAATCTGACTcacagtgaaagtatcaagactttcactaatGTCTCATGTCATATTGAACTGAAGGCGGAGATAATAGAATCTGCAAGGATTTATGGCCAAGTTTTGTACCTGAAGGTTTTGATTcgaagaataagaaaagatggtttaaaaaaggaaagggaaaaggaaaagaagttggtGTTGTTGCTGGAAaagaccaaatcaagaagaaaagaaatagataTGGACAGAAACCTAAGAGCAAGCTGACTTGCtacaactgtggcaagaaggaccATTTTGTTAGGGATTGTATTGAgccaaaaaaggtagatccatttttatcttctttccaaGAGCTTCATGTCGCAAGTTCAgtattgttagctgattcttatcctttgtagaTTATAGATTCAGGAGTAATGAACCATGTAGcttgtgatcgagctacatacTTGAaataccgtcgggtaccagctagcaacaaatggaaatatgTGGAAAACAATGCAAGGATTGAAGTCAAAGGCAttagcacttgcaaactcaacctacgtggtgggcgtaccttgtttctacatggtGTCCTATATACTCTTAATATTCAGCAAAATCTAGTTTCTGTTActagtcttcttgatttaggttattgtgtaaacTTTTATAGTCATTGTGTGAAACATCGCATTAACTCTGTGATAATTGGAAATGATTATGTAATAAATAGTTTCATAGTTCTTGacgtagaaccaaataataatgatggttgtttttcaaatattgctcttactagtgatgtttatattaataataaagtTTGGCATGATAGACTAGGACATATAAGACAAGAACGAAggaatagattagctaaagagggtctTTTAGACGCTCATGCTAATATTAACTTgtttatatgtgagcattgtcttgctgaaaAAGCAACTAgaaaatcatttggtaaggctattagggatgaatcaccattgcaattaattcattcagatatttgtggtttaatgaatatgaaagctagaaatgagagttcttatttcattatatttattaattgttggtgcaatattccctaggtcaaggttgacctgtttgactgagcttgaattgagtcaagctcgagttttgatgtttggatttcgatgtttgataatacatgtagacaacacatggagattgcaggcgcgattgttcatgtggggaaattgtgaagaagagtcaagtaggtcaaggttgactggatacttgactgaaaatcctgatgagtgaagccaggtgaaagacctagtgagtgaagttaggcagaaggaaaatcctagtgagtgaagccaggtgaaagacctagtgagtgaagctaggcggaaggaaagtcccggtgagtgaagccaggcattggaaagtcctggtgagtgaagccagacagataggtgaaagtcctggtgagtgaagccaggcagatagaaagtcctagtgagaaactaggcaatggaaagacctggtgagtgaagccaggcacgaggaaatctagatgggtcaagattgaccagacatttggtggaaagtccaagtaggtcaaagggattgaccggatacttggcacaaggagaaaagtccaagtgggtcaaaaggattgaccgaacacatggtgagggagtcctaccaggtcaaggatgaccggatgctaggcatgatggaccaacaggtcatggttgaatggatgttggtttaggaggctttagacttgattttgagagaaatcatgagctggatcgatcaaccgatcgattggctcatgcccaatcaatcgaccgatcgattgggagagtcctcgagacaaacctcctcccaatcgatcagtggatcgattggggagaagcatcACGCGAACATAacatctctggatcgatcaactgatcgatccagagcccccaatcgatcgggcgatcgattgggagctgcgacttcgcgcaataagccctggatcgatcggccgatcgacccAGGTAATTCCCAAGAACACAGAggcactttggatcgatcggtcgatcgatccaaagcctccccaatcgattgagaacaatccaatcgattgggatttgaccgttggcgcaggatatagctgttggcgagcgttcCTCTAGAcagaacttccacggcttcgattcttctcttca is drawn from Zingiber officinale cultivar Zhangliang chromosome 1B, Zo_v1.1, whole genome shotgun sequence and contains these coding sequences:
- the LOC122042148 gene encoding zinc finger MYM-type protein 1-like, with amino-acid sequence MFTRSGFINWKKAIEKFNEHVGGVGSAHNEARIQFEGFKNQRQSVEYSFSSGKHELEVAYRKRLTSILKVIRFLLLQGLPFRGHDKSSTSSNRGNFLELLKWYSSECPEVAAVVGMNAPGNNQMIAPKIQKQLVNARAVETTNAILADLGDRWFTLLLDEARDCSVKEQMAVVIRYVNKYGEVIERFMAVVHVATTTAACLKEAIDSLFAKYGLSVARLRGQGYDGASNMSREFNGLKSLIMKENPYALYVHCFAHQLQLVVVAVAQANQYVCDFMWIVGSIVNTSASSCKRPDKLRQLEHDRKVKLLERGEISSGRGLNQETSLARPGDTRGSHNSTLCRIEQM
- the LOC122042152 gene encoding uncharacterized protein LOC122042152, coding for MDSRFSETTTDLLINMSCLDPRNSFSRFDAQKLVRLAHFYEDDFSWNERMLVEQELETYIDDVRSDERFEGISDLGALAKKMIETMKNRVFPLVYRMIELALLLPVATATVEEIGDEWMNDSLVVYIKKDVFNTVDIELILQRFQNMESRRMQLSRIR